In the Bordetella genomosp. 10 genome, one interval contains:
- a CDS encoding Tim44 domain-containing protein — protein sequence MSSRFFTRFTAAALIAVAGAAMVATSFDAEARRVGGGSSVGRQSSNVTTQRQAVTPPAAAGNTAGASAAAPAAGAATAGAAAAGARTGASRWLGPIAGIAAGLGIAALLSHLGLSGAFAEMLSSMLLIALVVFAVMFLVRRLRGAAPRPAMQGAYGMNRGNGAANEQSPAWRDAVLPQAAASAPAVQPAAFQAVQGAPQGAASGASGASDASQGQGSDWFIPGDFDTPRFLQEAKEQFKRIQGVWDSGDTDRLREFLTDDLIAELKPQMLERKGEPAKTDVVLLNAELLGIESVSDGHLASVRFSGMLREAPAAEAFRFEEVWNLFKPAQGGWLLAGIQQIPVEYAS from the coding sequence ATGTCCAGCCGTTTTTTCACCCGGTTCACCGCCGCGGCATTGATTGCCGTCGCCGGCGCCGCGATGGTCGCCACCTCCTTCGATGCCGAGGCCCGGCGCGTCGGCGGCGGTAGCAGCGTAGGCCGCCAGTCCAGCAACGTCACCACGCAACGCCAGGCCGTTACCCCGCCTGCCGCCGCGGGCAACACCGCGGGCGCGAGCGCCGCGGCCCCGGCCGCCGGCGCCGCCACGGCAGGTGCGGCCGCCGCCGGCGCGCGCACCGGCGCCTCGCGTTGGCTGGGCCCCATCGCCGGCATCGCGGCGGGGCTGGGCATCGCCGCCTTGCTATCGCATCTGGGGCTGTCCGGCGCCTTCGCCGAAATGCTCTCCAGCATGCTGCTGATCGCGTTGGTCGTCTTCGCCGTCATGTTCCTCGTGCGCCGTCTGCGCGGCGCCGCGCCCCGTCCCGCCATGCAGGGCGCCTACGGCATGAACCGCGGCAACGGCGCGGCCAACGAGCAGTCGCCCGCCTGGCGCGATGCCGTGCTGCCCCAGGCCGCCGCCTCAGCGCCCGCCGTGCAGCCGGCCGCCTTCCAAGCCGTGCAGGGCGCCCCGCAAGGCGCTGCCTCGGGTGCATCGGGTGCATCGGACGCTTCGCAAGGCCAGGGCAGCGACTGGTTCATCCCCGGCGATTTCGACACGCCGCGCTTCCTGCAGGAAGCCAAGGAACAGTTCAAGCGCATCCAGGGCGTCTGGGATAGCGGCGACACCGATCGCCTGCGCGAATTCCTGACCGACGACCTCATCGCCGAACTCAAGCCGCAGATGCTCGAACGCAAGGGCGAGCCTGCCAAGACCGACGTGGTCCTGCTGAATGCGGAACTGCTCGGTATCGAATCCGTGTCCGATGGGCACCTGGCCAGCGTGCGCTTCTCCGGCATGCTGCGCGAGGCCCCGGCCGCCGAAGCCTTCCGTTTCGAGGAAGTCTGGAACTTGTTCAAGCCCGCCCAAGGTGGTTGGCTGCTCGCCGGGATTCAGCAGATTCCCGTCGAGTACGCCAGTTGA
- the phoB gene encoding phosphate regulon transcriptional regulator PhoB, with protein MSSTILVVEDEPAIQELIAVNLSFAGHKVLRAFDADQAQTLIRAELPDLILLDWMLPGTSGLSLARKLRNEERTRTVPVIMLTAKGSEQDKVDGLEAGADDYITKPFSPKELMARIKAVLRRRAPQLTDDVIDVAGLRLDPVTHRLNGSGHSLQIGPTEFRLLHFFMTHPERVFSRSQLLDQVWGDHVFVEERTVDVHIRRLRKALEPSGHDLHVETVRGSGYRFTAQLPSR; from the coding sequence ATGTCCAGCACCATACTCGTTGTCGAAGACGAACCCGCGATCCAGGAACTGATCGCGGTCAACCTGTCCTTCGCGGGCCACAAGGTGCTGCGCGCCTTCGACGCCGACCAGGCCCAGACGCTGATCCGCGCCGAGCTGCCCGATCTCATCCTGCTGGACTGGATGCTGCCGGGGACCTCGGGCCTGTCGTTGGCGCGCAAGCTGCGCAACGAAGAGCGCACCCGCACCGTCCCCGTCATCATGCTCACCGCCAAGGGCTCGGAGCAGGACAAGGTGGACGGCCTGGAAGCCGGCGCGGACGACTACATCACCAAGCCCTTCTCGCCCAAGGAGCTGATGGCGCGCATCAAGGCCGTGCTGCGCCGCCGCGCGCCGCAACTGACCGACGACGTCATCGACGTCGCCGGCCTGCGCCTGGATCCCGTCACCCACCGCCTGAACGGCAGCGGCCATTCGCTGCAGATCGGGCCGACCGAGTTCCGCCTGCTGCATTTCTTCATGACGCACCCGGAACGGGTCTTCTCGCGCTCGCAGTTGCTGGACCAGGTGTGGGGCGACCATGTCTTCGTCGAGGAACGCACGGTGGACGTGCACATCCGCCGCCTGCGCAAGGCGCTGGAGCCCAGCGGCCACGACCTGCACGTGGAAACGGTGCGCGGCAGCGGCTACCGCTTCACCGCCCAGCTTCCCTCGCGCTGA
- a CDS encoding amidohydrolase family protein: MQNITPPSAPLDLLVTGATILTADPRQPCLESGCLGIRDGRIAWLDAAPPPQGAKATLDAAGRLMTPGFVNVHTHSVLTMVRGVAADLGFAPSYTPGIPKASDLTPEQACAFARLGALEALLAGSTVIGDHFTHADVTTGTIAALGPRLAASWRILDVDFDRVARDGEWVHDLDAGMRLLEQGLRLADDWAGHPRVTVQLAAHAADTCSDALLAAIAEAARARDLRVNTHLGQSRAEAERVHARGGKTSAQVFEEAGLLDDRLIAGHCIYVDENDARRMARAGVHVAHIPKCNAASGRLAPTPMLRRAGLNMALATDTQHGDMIEVMRWALATARIQEGKVSEQWQPEHVFHMATQGGANAMGLGEELGSLTVGKAADLVLLDARRPHLVPLTRPAGTLVHTGQGRDVDTVIVGGEIVVRDGRPVHADLEAVCAEATEAARALWAAA, encoded by the coding sequence ATGCAGAACATCACGCCCCCTTCCGCCCCGCTGGACCTGCTAGTGACCGGCGCCACGATACTCACCGCCGACCCGCGCCAGCCCTGCCTGGAATCCGGCTGCCTGGGCATCCGCGACGGGCGCATCGCCTGGCTGGACGCCGCGCCCCCGCCGCAAGGCGCGAAGGCGACGCTGGACGCGGCCGGCCGCTTGATGACGCCCGGTTTCGTCAACGTGCATACGCACTCGGTCCTGACCATGGTGCGGGGCGTCGCCGCGGACCTGGGATTCGCCCCCTCCTACACGCCCGGCATTCCCAAGGCCTCGGACCTCACGCCCGAGCAGGCGTGCGCCTTTGCCCGCCTGGGCGCATTGGAGGCCTTGCTGGCCGGCTCGACCGTCATCGGCGATCACTTCACGCACGCCGACGTCACCACCGGGACCATCGCCGCGCTGGGCCCGCGCCTGGCGGCGAGCTGGCGCATCCTGGACGTGGACTTCGACCGGGTCGCGCGCGACGGCGAGTGGGTGCACGACCTGGACGCCGGCATGCGGCTGCTGGAACAAGGCCTGCGCCTGGCCGACGACTGGGCCGGCCACCCTCGCGTCACGGTGCAACTGGCCGCCCACGCGGCGGACACCTGCTCGGACGCCTTGCTGGCCGCCATCGCCGAGGCAGCGCGTGCGCGCGATCTGCGGGTCAACACGCACCTGGGCCAAAGCCGCGCCGAAGCCGAGCGGGTCCATGCCCGCGGCGGCAAGACCTCGGCCCAGGTATTCGAGGAGGCGGGGCTGCTGGACGATCGCCTTATCGCCGGCCACTGCATCTACGTCGACGAAAACGATGCCCGGCGCATGGCGCGCGCGGGCGTGCACGTCGCCCACATTCCCAAGTGCAATGCCGCATCCGGCCGGCTGGCGCCCACGCCCATGCTGCGCCGCGCCGGCCTGAACATGGCCCTGGCCACGGACACCCAGCACGGCGACATGATCGAAGTCATGCGATGGGCGCTGGCCACCGCCCGCATACAGGAAGGCAAGGTCAGCGAGCAGTGGCAGCCGGAACACGTCTTCCACATGGCGACCCAGGGCGGCGCGAACGCCATGGGCCTGGGCGAGGAACTGGGCAGCCTGACGGTGGGCAAGGCGGCCGACCTGGTGCTTCTCGATGCGCGCAGGCCGCACCTCGTGCCGCTCACGCGTCCAGCCGGCACCCTGGTCCACACGGGCCAGGGCCGCGACGTCGACACCGTCATCGTCGGCGGCGAGATCGTCGTGCGCGACGGTCGCCCGGTGCACGCCGACCTGGAAGCGGTCTGCGCCGAAGCCACCGAGGCCGCGCGCGCCTTGTGGGCGGCGGCATGA
- the hydA gene encoding dihydropyrimidinase, translating to MNAAIAPDAAFDLVVRNARVATAGDVFDADIGVRAGRIVALAQGLAAGASEIDARGRWVLPGGVDAHCHLAQPTSDGSRMADDFVSGTRSAACGGTTTVIPFAAQMKGQSLAQAVRDYHAVADGKACIDYAFHMIVSDATAEVVRDELPALIGQGYTSFKIYMTYDDMKLGDREILDVLDVARREGALTMIHAESSDCIAWLTERLLARGLQAPRYHGLSRPPVVEREATHRAISLAELLDTPILIVHVSGPEATDQIRWAQTRGLSIYAETCPQYLFLTADDLEGEGMHGARCICSPPPRDAASQQAIWNGLANGTFQVFSSDHAPFRYDDPQGKQPQGPDTPFNHVPNGIPGLETRLALLFSEGVLEDRIDINTFVALTSTNPAKLYGLYPRKGTIAIGADADMVIWDTDTPRVVHNAELHHNVDYTPYEGRLLRAWPAVTLSRGKVVYEDGVYRGQAGAGQFLQCEKPAPARTARSRHRHLPWLSALADAAS from the coding sequence ATGAACGCCGCTATCGCGCCCGACGCCGCTTTCGACCTTGTCGTACGCAACGCCCGCGTGGCCACCGCCGGCGACGTCTTCGACGCCGACATCGGCGTGCGCGCCGGCCGCATCGTGGCGCTGGCGCAAGGACTGGCCGCGGGCGCCAGCGAGATCGACGCCCGCGGACGCTGGGTGCTGCCCGGCGGCGTGGACGCGCATTGCCATCTTGCCCAGCCCACCAGCGACGGTTCGCGCATGGCCGACGATTTCGTCAGCGGCACCCGCTCGGCCGCGTGCGGCGGCACCACCACGGTCATCCCCTTCGCGGCGCAGATGAAGGGCCAGTCCCTGGCGCAGGCCGTGCGCGACTACCACGCGGTGGCCGACGGCAAGGCCTGCATCGACTACGCCTTCCACATGATCGTCTCCGACGCGACGGCCGAGGTCGTGCGGGACGAGCTGCCGGCGCTCATCGGGCAGGGCTATACGTCGTTCAAGATCTACATGACCTACGACGACATGAAGCTCGGCGACCGGGAGATCCTCGACGTCCTGGACGTCGCGCGGCGGGAAGGCGCATTGACCATGATCCACGCCGAAAGCAGCGACTGCATCGCCTGGCTCACCGAGCGCCTGCTGGCGCGCGGCCTCCAGGCTCCGCGGTATCACGGCCTGTCGCGGCCGCCGGTGGTGGAGCGCGAGGCGACGCACCGCGCGATCTCGCTGGCCGAATTGCTGGACACGCCCATCCTCATCGTGCACGTCTCCGGCCCCGAGGCCACCGACCAGATCCGCTGGGCGCAGACCCGCGGGCTGTCGATCTATGCGGAGACCTGCCCGCAGTATCTCTTTCTCACGGCGGACGACCTCGAAGGCGAAGGCATGCACGGCGCGCGCTGCATCTGCAGCCCGCCGCCGCGCGATGCCGCCAGCCAGCAGGCCATCTGGAACGGGCTGGCCAACGGCACGTTCCAGGTGTTCTCGTCGGACCACGCGCCGTTTCGCTACGACGATCCGCAAGGCAAGCAGCCGCAAGGGCCGGACACGCCCTTCAACCACGTCCCCAACGGCATCCCCGGGCTGGAAACGCGTCTGGCGCTGCTGTTCTCCGAAGGCGTGCTGGAAGACCGCATCGACATCAACACCTTCGTCGCCCTGACGTCGACGAATCCCGCCAAGCTGTATGGCCTTTATCCGCGCAAGGGCACGATCGCGATCGGCGCCGACGCCGACATGGTGATCTGGGACACCGATACCCCGCGCGTCGTGCACAACGCGGAACTGCACCATAACGTCGACTACACGCCCTACGAAGGCCGCCTCCTGCGCGCCTGGCCCGCCGTCACGCTGTCGCGCGGCAAGGTGGTGTACGAGGACGGCGTCTACCGCGGCCAGGCCGGCGCGGGCCAATTCCTCCAGTGCGAAAAGCCCGCGCCGGCGCGCACGGCCCGCTCGCGCCACCGCCACCTGCCGTGGCTGTCGGCCCTGGCCGATGCCGCATCCTGA
- the phoR gene encoding phosphate regulon sensor histidine kinase PhoR codes for MIWLRTLVFILLWAAAAALVQWLLGAPFGWVLMCAGLSLMLIGRSLRTQRAAHWARNPEESPPAAVGPWDDILAPLYRYLRAQSRQLAESRDAMQGMLAAAQALPDGAVTLNQDLQIDWCNRVARQHLGLRLPADRGANLLNLVRAPEFIEYSRQADWPEPILVRVAIGSQERLLMMQLTAYARDQRLLITRDVTQIEKLETTRRDFVANVSHELRTPLTVLAGFLETLRDMPQEALTQEQRDQYLSMMHEQAQRMQAIVADLLTLSTLESSPSAEPHPVRIGTLLRTVRQQVEALSAGRHDMQWKIDDGLDVLGAENELSSAFSNLLTNAVRYTPDGGTITATWERLPDGGARYSVQDTGIGIAPRHIPRLTERFYRVDRGRSRAVGGTGLGLAITKHIAMRHDAELDIASEVGKGSTFSLTFPAERIAE; via the coding sequence ATGATCTGGCTGCGCACCCTCGTTTTCATCCTGTTGTGGGCGGCCGCGGCTGCCCTGGTCCAATGGCTTCTGGGCGCGCCGTTCGGCTGGGTCCTGATGTGCGCGGGGCTGTCGCTGATGCTGATCGGCCGCAGCCTACGCACCCAGCGCGCCGCGCACTGGGCGCGCAATCCCGAGGAATCGCCGCCGGCGGCGGTCGGTCCCTGGGATGACATCCTCGCCCCGCTCTACCGCTACCTGCGGGCGCAAAGCCGCCAACTGGCCGAGAGCCGCGACGCCATGCAGGGCATGCTGGCCGCCGCCCAGGCCCTGCCCGACGGCGCCGTCACCCTCAACCAGGACCTGCAGATCGACTGGTGCAACCGCGTGGCCCGCCAGCACCTGGGCTTGCGCCTGCCGGCCGACCGCGGCGCCAACCTGCTGAACCTGGTGCGCGCGCCGGAGTTCATCGAATACAGCCGCCAGGCGGACTGGCCGGAGCCCATCCTCGTGCGCGTCGCCATCGGCAGCCAGGAAAGGCTGCTGATGATGCAGTTGACCGCCTACGCCCGCGACCAGCGCCTGCTGATCACCCGCGACGTCACCCAGATCGAGAAGCTGGAAACCACGCGGCGCGACTTCGTCGCCAACGTTTCGCACGAGCTGCGCACGCCGCTGACGGTGCTCGCCGGCTTCCTGGAGACCTTGCGCGACATGCCGCAGGAAGCGCTGACGCAGGAGCAGCGCGACCAGTATCTTTCCATGATGCACGAGCAGGCCCAGCGCATGCAGGCCATCGTCGCCGACCTGCTGACGCTGTCCACCCTGGAATCCTCGCCCAGCGCGGAGCCGCATCCCGTGCGCATCGGCACGCTGCTGCGGACCGTGCGCCAGCAGGTCGAGGCGCTGTCGGCCGGACGGCACGACATGCAATGGAAGATCGACGACGGCCTGGACGTGCTGGGCGCGGAAAACGAACTGTCCTCGGCCTTCTCCAACCTGCTGACCAACGCCGTGCGCTACACGCCGGACGGCGGCACGATCACCGCCACCTGGGAACGCCTGCCCGACGGCGGCGCCCGCTACAGCGTGCAGGACACCGGCATCGGCATCGCGCCGCGCCACATCCCGCGCCTGACCGAGCGCTTCTACCGCGTCGACCGCGGCCGCTCGCGCGCCGTGGGCGGCACCGGGCTGGGACTGGCGATCACCAAGCACATCGCCATGCGCCACGACGCCGAACTGGACATCGCCAGCGAGGTCGGCAAGGGCAGCACGTTCTCGCTGACCTTTCCCGCCGAGCGGATCGCGGAATGA
- the ubiE gene encoding bifunctional demethylmenaquinone methyltransferase/2-methoxy-6-polyprenyl-1,4-benzoquinol methylase UbiE, which yields MQNPSTPPEPAAGTTHFGFSTVQENDKARKVAEVFHSVASRYDVMNDLMSAGLHRIWKAFTIGRAAIRPGMRVLDIAGGTGDLAKAFARRAGPTGEVWLTDINDSMLRVGRDRMTDAGLLLPTAVCDAEKLPFPDAYFDRVSVAFGLRNMTHKDRALAEMTRVLKPGGKLLVLEFSRVAKPLAPAYDWYSFNVLPWLGRKVAGDEASYRYLAESIRMHPDQETLAGMLRTAGLERVQYFNLTAGIAALHEGVRLA from the coding sequence ATGCAAAACCCCTCCACTCCCCCCGAGCCGGCCGCCGGCACCACGCACTTCGGCTTTTCGACGGTCCAGGAGAACGACAAGGCGCGCAAAGTCGCCGAAGTCTTCCATTCCGTGGCGTCGCGCTATGACGTCATGAACGACCTGATGTCGGCCGGCCTGCACCGTATATGGAAGGCCTTCACCATCGGCCGCGCCGCCATCCGGCCCGGCATGCGGGTGCTGGACATCGCCGGCGGCACGGGCGACCTGGCCAAGGCCTTCGCGCGCCGGGCGGGACCGACGGGGGAAGTCTGGCTGACCGACATCAACGATTCCATGCTGCGCGTCGGCCGCGACCGCATGACCGACGCCGGCCTGCTGCTGCCCACGGCGGTCTGCGACGCGGAAAAACTGCCTTTTCCCGACGCTTATTTCGATCGGGTCAGCGTGGCCTTCGGCCTGCGCAACATGACGCACAAGGACCGCGCGCTGGCGGAGATGACGCGCGTGCTCAAGCCGGGCGGCAAGCTGCTGGTGCTGGAGTTTTCGCGCGTCGCCAAGCCCCTGGCGCCGGCCTACGACTGGTATTCGTTCAACGTCCTGCCCTGGCTGGGCCGCAAGGTGGCGGGCGACGAGGCCAGCTACCGCTACCTGGCCGAATCCATACGCATGCACCCGGACCAGGAGACGCTGGCCGGCATGCTGCGGACCGCCGGCCTGGAGCGCGTGCAGTATTTCAACCTGACCGCGGGCATCGCCGCCCTGCACGAGGGCGTGCGGCTGGCCTGA